Sequence from the Fibrobacter sp. UWB2 genome:
CGGTAAAATGCATGATGCGTCCTCTAGTTGTGTCCAACTATTCGTCCGCATCCCCAAATGGCACCTTAAAGAATGGCCGTGGGCAACACTCCAAATACCTCCCATACGCTTTTACCGAGCAGGGTGTAGCAATGTTGGCTTCTGCACTAAAAAGTAAAGCTGCAACCAAGATTAATGTTGCTATTATGCGGGCTTTCGTTGAAATGCGGCATGTTCTGCTCAGAAATGGCGGCTTGGTCAACCGCCTGTCCAATGTGGAGTCCAAAATGCTTGAGCAGGACGCGCGTTTGCTGGACCACGACCATAAATTTGATGCTGTTTTCGAAGCAATGGATCGCGGAGAGCTGCAGTCGAAGGGGCTGTATTACAATAACCAAATGTTTGATGCTTACGTATTTGTGTGTGGGCTGATTCGTCAGGCGAAAAAGCGGATTGTCCTTGTTGACCGTTACGTGGATGAGAAGGTTCTCGCGATGATGCTTAAACGCGGCAAGGATGTGTCGGCGACCATCTACACCTACGATAAAAGCAAGGTTTTTGAAGTGGATTTGGCAACGTATAATGCGCAGTATGCAGACTATCCGCTTAAGATTCTGCCGAGTTATGGAATGCATGACCGTTTTCTATTTATCGATGATACTGCGTATCATTTCGGAGCTTCGCTGAAAGACTTGGGCGCGAATACGTTCTTTTTTAGTAAGGAAGATTATACGCTGGAGGAGGTGATAAAGAAGTCGGAAGAAAAACGGAAGGAACTAGAGCGTATGAAAGAAAAGTGATAGAATTTCAACACTTTATCTGTTGTTTTTTGTTCGTATTTTTTGTAGTTTATCCCTACCAATTATTTTAAGGAGTACACATTATGAGAAAACTGATTCTTCCTATTGCTGCCTTTGCTATGGCTTCGTTTGTTGCCTGTAGTGACGATAGTTCGCCAAACGCTCCGGCTGCAGGTCCGAAACAGGATACGCTCCCGGCGAGTGTTGATAAGTTCTTTGATCTGGATAACAACTACACTTGTTCCCAGACTGTGAACAAGTGCGCAACTGTCGCTGTCACGGGTTATTCTGAATTGGCTCAATGCAATGGCGCTCAGTGGGATATGCAGACTTTAGGCAATCCTGTGGCGGGTTGTGAAAATGCAGCTCCGGCCACGAATCCTCCTGCAACTGATACGCCTGCTACAGGCACGCCCACTACTGATACTCCGGCAACAGGCGCGATGGTTTCTTGCGATGTCCCGGGTGTCTTTGGCGAATGCCTTGAATATCCGGCAGGCAGTGCAGAAGCGGCTGCGATAGAAGCCCAGTGTGTGAGTGTGATGATGGGGACTCTCGGCACGGGTTGCGCAAAGTAATCTAAATCCTTGGAATGGATGGAAAAGTCGGCCGCAGGGTCGGCTTTTTTGTATCTTGTCGATAAAAAAATAAGGAAACGAAAATGATCGGTTTTAGAAAAAATTTGGCGATGAAGGTCGCTATCTTTGTTGTGTCTGCGGTTCTCGCGGCAGGGGCATCCGAAGATATTAAAATCGTTAAAATCAACGATGACAATTTCGAAAAGGAAATTCTGCATTCCAAGAAGCCTGTGATTTTGGAAGTCTCGTCAACGAGCTGCCCGCCGTGCCTTGTCATGATTCCGACGCTTATCGGTATTGCGAAAAATTACAGCGATATCAAGATTGCATCTATCGGGATTGACGAGCCTAATATCGAGAAAATCAAGAATACGCTCCCAATTCGGGCGTTTCCGACGTTCTTTTTCATCAAGGACGGTCGCATTATAAACCAGCGTGTGGGCGTCGTCAAGGAACCGGAGCTTCTGAGCGCGTTGGATTACACGCCGAAGCCAAGTGCTGCGCAAAAGGCGAAGAGCAAACCGAAAAAGAAGAATGCGCACAAGAATCTTGTCTGCAAGGTAGATGGCCAGTTCAATGGACTCAAGAATCTTGTGACGATTTCGTTTGTGTTCAGCGATTCAGAAATTGAGAATGTTGATATCGTGACGGATGTGTTTGTGCCGCCGGAGCAGTTCGACAGGCGCGACCAGATGATGGAACATATCCGTGCAAGTGGCAAGGGCGAGGTGGCCCCGACGATGACGGGTTTCCAGATGCATATAGACAACGATTGCCGGTTTATGAAGGCGATGGACATGAAGCGCACTTCGACTTACGGCGAGATGCGGGCCGGGCTTGAATTGCTAGGTTTTACTTGCAAGTAGTTTTGTCAATCCGACAATAAAAAACGCTCAAATTGCTGTGAAATACCCCCTTTATGGGGGTATTTTTTATTGTGGTAAAAAGGATGTGGTATGAAAAACAAATTTCTCTTTTTATTTTTGGCGGTTTCTGCTTCTCAGGCCGCGGTGAATCTGGGTGTAAGTCTTGGCGATAGCATCAAGCCGGTGACGCATGTGGCGACGGGCTCGCTTTATGGCCTTACTGAGAGTCTTCCGAGCAATATCGAGCGTGATGTCGCCCCGCTCAAGCCGAACGTGTTCCTTTCTCCGGCGCGCAGCGGTAACGGTCGCCAACAGCCGATTGGAGGGGCTTTCCTTGTGGCACCCCGTGTCGAAAGCATCGGTGCGAAAATTCAGATTCGCCTTGCTGACGTTTTGCCGGGATGGCCGTACAAGTTCCAGAATATGGACCACTGGAAAAATGAAGTAAAATCGGTCATCAACGACAAGCTTAAATCAAACAACAAGAATTTTGACGGTTACGAAATCTGGAACGAGCCGAATGACACTTGGAAATCGAATATCGACTTTAATTCCGGTCTCTGGAAACAGACTTACGATTTGATTCGGCAGATGGACCCTGGTGCAAAGATTATCGGCCCTTCGTACTCATTCTACCACGCTTCGCAAATGGAAGCGTTTATCAAGTATTGTGCACAGAATAACTGCTTGCCCGATGTCGTGAGCTGGCACCAGTGGGGGAGTGGTGGCTTTGTTGGAGCTGTCGAAACCTACCGCGCGCTTGAAAAAAAGTATAACGTGACTCCGCGTCCGCTGAGCATCAACGAATATTCTTCGACGGAGCATTCCGAAGAAGGTTGCCCGGGCTTGTCGGTGCCGTTTATTGCAAAGTTTGAACGTCACGGCGTCGAAAGCGCAATGATTTCCTGGTGGTTTGTACCGCTTCCAGGTCGTTTGGGGAGCCTTCTCACCAAGGACAATGAACGTGGTGGCGGCTGGTGGCTTTATAAGTGGTATGGCGACATGAGTGGTTACATGGCTAAAGTGACCCCGCCGAACGACAAGAGCGATGGCGTGGACGGTTTTGCCGCTCTCGACAAGAAGAAGGGCTTTGCAAGTATCGTGCTTGGCGGCAACACCAAGGGCGATGTGAATGTGAATATTTCGGGCATCCCTGCAGAATTTGGCAGTCAGGTAAATGTCTCTGTAGAATATGTTGTATGGGAAAATAAGGACAAGGCAGTGCCTTCGACCACGACTGTATCAAATAAGGATTACGATGTCAGTGGCGGAAAGATTACGGTGCCTGTAAATATCACGAATACAAAGTATGGCTATCGTGTGTATATCACGCCGATTATTCCGCAAGCCCCTTACAAGGATACGGCTATGGAGATTCCTGGTAAAGTCGAAGTCGAAAATTACGATGTAGGCGGTTCGGGCAAGGCTTATCTTGATTTGGATGATGACAACAAGGGTGGTGAATATCGCGAAGACGCTGTTGATATTGTGAAGGCCGGCGATGGCTATGCCGTTGGTTACACGCAAGAGGGCGAATGGCTTGAGTACACTGTGAAGGTTGCTGAAAAAGAAGATTACGCGGTTTCAGTCCGCTATGCGACTTCTTCGGAAAATACGGGCATGAAGCTGTATGTCGATGGCAAGGTCGCCTTGGACAATGTCGCGTTCCCGCAAGGCGCGGACTGGGAAACTTATTCGACGGTCGATGCCGGGAAGATGAGTCTTTCTGCGGGCGAGCATGTACTCAAGCTTGAAATTGTCGGAAACTACGTCAATATCGACTGGCTGAACTTTGAAAGCGAAAAGACGATTGCGATTGGAAAGCCTACGCTGCACGCTGTTCCGCATGAGGCTAGTTATGATGTGTTCGATATGCAAGGTCGCCTTGTTGCAAAATTGAAGGCGTTCGGCTCCGAAAGTTTGCGCTCAAAAATTTCAGCTACGGTGAAGCGCCCTGGAACCTACATTGCAAAGCCTCAAACGGGCGGAAAAATGTTGCGAATTTCGGTGAAATAGGTTAAAAATTTTATTCGCTAAAGTTTGTTTAAAACTTGCGCCAAAAAGCCGGTTCCTTATGGAGCCGGCTTCTTTGTAGGAGTCTATGAGGAGTCTATGAATTTTTCAAAATGTGCTGTAGCAAGGCGGTACAGCCTTCGTTGACGTCTTGCCAGGTGGCGTTGAAATCGCCTGTGTACCAGGGATCAGCGACATCTCGGTTTTTGCCCGCCCAATCCATAAGGAGTGAAACTTTGTGAGCTCGTGAATCGCGCGCATCTTGTTTCTGTGCAGGTTCTCGGGCTTCTTGATACTGTGCGAGTTCTCGTTCGTAAATGTCACGGGGTAAAATCCAGCGGAGATTCCGCAGGTTATTTTGATCCATGAGCACGATGTAATCGTAATGGTTGTAGTCGGCGACGGTCATCTGGCGTGCCGTTTTCCCGCTGCAGTCGATGCCATGACTGGAGAGCATACGTCTTGCGGGCGGGTACACCGGATTTCCGATTTCTTCGGTGCTTGTCGCTGCAGATGCTATCTCGAAGTCGGCGGCGGTTAACGCTGTGTTCGTCGTGACTTGTTTTGCGGACGAACTAATGTCGCGTACCAACTTTTTCATTACAAATTCTGCCATCGGGCTTCTGCAGATGTTTCCGTGACATACGAACAAGATTTTTATCATGCGTCTTTCCTAAGGCTTTCCAAGATTTTGTAAAGCGTGCAGTAAAGCGACTTTGCTTCGTCTTCTGACAAATTTACACAACTTGCCATGGACTTAGGAACGCTCGCTGCTTTGTGCTGCAACTTTTCACCTTCATCGGTCAGGCTTACCGAAAGGCAACGCTCGTCGCTTGCTTCGCGGGTGCGCGTGATGTAGCCTTTGCTCTCGAGCTTTTTCAGGAGCGGGGTGAGCGTTCCCGAATCGAGGTAGAGCTTTTGGCCGAGCTCGGTGACGTTGCACTTTTTCTCTTCCCACAACACGAGCATCACGATGTACTGCGTGTAGGTGAGGCCGAGCGGTTCCAAGAAAGGCGTATAGCGACGCGTGATTTCCTTGGATACTGCATACAACGGAAAGCATAGTTGATTTTCAAGTTTTAGTTGAGGACAAATCATTGCACCTCCTAAAGTAGCTTTTCAACGCAAGAACGTACGTCCTCCATTTTGGCAGTGGGTTCAAAACGGGCGACAACGTTGCCTGCGCGGTCGATGACGAACTTTGTGAAGTTCCACTTGATATCAGGATTGTTCTTGTAATCCTTGTCTATCTTCTTCAGAAGCATGGCCATTGCGGCGGCCTTGATTCCTAACCCGAAACCTTGAAAACCCATTTGGGATTTCAGGTAGGTGTAGAGCGGGAGTTCGTTCGGGCCGTTCACGTCGGATTTTTTCATCTGCGGGAACGTGGTGCCGTACTTGAGCGTGCAGAATTCATGAATTTCGTCGTCTGTGCCAGGGGTCTGGCCCATGAACTGGTTGCATGGAATGTCGATGACTTCGAAGCCCTTGTCGTGGAAGTCCGTGTACATCTGTTCGATCGGCTTGTAGTGCGGGGTGAATCCGCAACCGGTTGCCGTGTTCACGATGAGCATGACTTCGCCCTTGAATTTTGAGAGCGGAACTTCGTTGCCTTTACCGTCGGTAAGTGTGAAGTCGTAGATTGTCATTTTTTTCTCCATATACACTGTTTTGTTTTGTACAATTAAATTTTATAAAATTTAATTTGAAAAGTCAATAGTTTTTGCTATAAAAAATTCTTATAAGCAGAATTATTGTGATTTTAGGCAATTTTTGACGCTAAATCTTGTTATTTCTACATTTTACACCATGAAGTCGATAGAAGTTGTCGCGGGTGTTATCACGGATGGCGGGCGCATTTTTGCCACGCAGCGTGGGTATGGCGACCAAAAAGATGGCTGGGAATTTCCGGGCGGCAAGATGGAACCTGGTGAAACTCCGGAGCAGGCGCTTATTCGTGAGCTCCAGGAAGAGCTTGCTGTTAAGGTAAATGTTGGCGAAAAAATTTGCACGGTGGAATACGATTACCCGAAATTTCACCTGACGATGCATTGCTTTTATTGCTCGCTCGCTGCAGGCTGCAAGCCGAAACTCCTGGAACATGAAGACGCCAAATGGCTTGACCGCACAAACTTAAACACTGTCAGCTGGCTCCCCGCTGACATCGAAGTTGTGAAACATCTATAGCATCACTGTCATTTGCGAGTGACGCAATCCTGCTTCTCCGTCATCCTCGACCTTGTCATCCTGGAGCGTAGCGATGGGATCCATAATTTCTTGAGTCTACAATTGGGAGGGGATCCATTATTTCTTGTTTAGCAATTCTCGCGCGAGCTCGGTCCCTTCGAGGAGTTCGCCTAAGAATTCGCAGTAGGGCGTCGGAATCCCGTGTACCTTCCCGAGCTTGCTGATGGTTCCGCAGAAATACGCGTTCTCCGTTTTGCGTCCGGCCTCGATATCCTGCAGCATGGAACACTTGCCGAGCGGTGTGTAGTTGCATGTGAGGCGCAAGTTTTCTTCTAGGTCGTCGTTTGTAAGCGCAAAGCCTTCGGCGTTCGCCACTTGAATGACTTCGTTCCCGATTTTACGCACAAGCGATTGCATCACCGGGAAATTGAAACCCGCAAATGTCGAACGGCAAATGGCTCCGATCGAGTTGAACACCGTGTTCATCAAGAGTTTTTTCCACATTTCCAAGCGGATGTTTTCTGGGATCTTGTGGACGATGTGCGCTGTTTCAAAAAGCTGGTGGATGGCTTCGATACGTTCGGAACGGTGGTTGTCTTTTTCGCCAAAGAGGATGATGCCTCGGCCAGCGCAGTCAATGTTCCCGTGCTTGTTGATGGACTGCAAATTGACGATGAATCCGTACAACGTCTTTTCAGTACCGTAAACGCGCTCGATTTCTGTTTCGGAATGCACTCCGTTCAAAAGCGAAAGTAACGCTGTGTTCGGTCCGACTGCATTTTTCGCTTCTGCTAGCGCTTCGTTGAATTGCAAATTCTTGGTCGCAAAAATCACAAGGTCAACGACCGGGACTTCGTCCGGCGTGACAAAGTTGAAGTCCGCCTTTTTCCCGTTGATGACGATTCCGCTTGCTTGGTATCGCGCCTTGCGTTCGGCGTCCATCACGCAATAAAGCTTGTTCCCGAGAACGCTCAAGAGCTGTTCTGCCACAACGGCGCCGACAGCCCCGAGACCCACAACTGCAACTGTTTTGATCTGCTTCATGGTGAGAAATATATCAAATTCTAGAGCGTTTGACGGTGAGGGCGATGCCCGCGCGGTGGCGGGCATGACAGACTTGAATGTGGACGGCAACTGAAAAACGGGTTTGATTTTATTCGGCTACAGCGGTAAACAGGGGGTGCAAAATTTTTTGGCGGTTTTGGGCGCGAGCGATTTATATTTATGATATGAAAAATTTAAAATTTGCGATTCTTGGGTGTGGTCATATTGCGACAAAGATGGCTGCCGCTGTTAAGACTTTGGAAAATCAGGGAATGGGCGTGGAATGCTACGCCGTGGCATCCCGCAATTTGGAAAAGGCGACTGCTTTTGCCAAGGAATATGGCTTTGAAAAAGCGTATGGCAGTTACGAGGAACTTGTTGCGGATTCTGCAATCGATTTGATTTATATTGCGACGCCGCATTCGCATCATCATGTATTTGCAAAACTTTGTATTGAACATGGCCGAAATATTCTTGTCGAAAAGGCTTTTACGGCGAATGCAAAACTTGCGGCAGAAGTGATTTCTTTGGCGCATGATAAGGGCGTCTTTTTGTGCGAAGCGATGTGGACGCGATTCTTGCCTGCGCTAGAGACGATTCGTGGCTGGATTCGCGACGGTCGCATTGGAAATGTTGAAACGCTCGAAGCTGATTTCTCGATGAAACTTAGCGATAGGGACCGTATGCATGACCCTGCGCTTGCGGGCGGTGCGCTTTTGGATATCGGTATTTACAGCCTTACGTTTGCGGACTTGTTCCTCGGTGAGCGTATTGATGCTGATGGAAAAGTTGTTCGCAACGAAATTACATCGATGGATTGCAAATGCGTCAAGTTCAAGACGGGCGTGGATGCGAGCGACTGGATAAATCTCACGTATGAAAACGGCCAAAAAGCATATCTTAAGACATCAATGGTCTCGCCGACGCATAACGAGGGCGTGATTTACGGAACGGCTGGGCAAATCCGCGTGCAGAACTTGAATGATATGGTGAAACTGGAATTGCTTGATGATGCCGGAAATGTCGTTGAAACTGTTGAACCTCCGCGCCTCTGCAATTGCTACGAATACGAAGTTCTCGCTTGCAAGGAAGCGATTGAAAATCCCGCACAGTTCCGGCACGAAATTTGCGACGGCCCGGCGTACTCCGTCGTTTGGGAGCGCCCGGAAATGACTCATGCCAAAACGATGGAATTCATGACGCTCATGGACAAAATTCGCGAGCTGTTTGGCGTGAGCTACACGTTTGAAATTTCTCCAGGTGAAACGTGGAATCGTAACGGCGACAAGTCTATTTTGCAAGTGTTCGATATCGAAACGGGCGAAGCAAAAGTTCTCAAGGAATTCGACTGCGTGATTGAAGCGCCGAACTGGAGTGCAGACGGAACGTTCCTCACGTACAATAGCAATGGTCGCATTTTCAAGTACACGCTTGCAACAGGCGAGGTGACAAAAATCGAAAGTCATTATGTGGACAACTGCAATAACGACCACGTTCTTGACCCAGATGGCAGCGGCGTTTACGTGAGCCACCACACCAAAGAAGACGGCCTTTCCCGCATTTACAAGATTTATTTTGATGGCCGCGAACCGCGATTGGTGACGCCCCTTGCGCCAAGCTATTTGCATGGAATCACGCCTGACGGAAAAACGCTTGCGTACTGTGCCGAACGCAACGGCTCGTATGACATTTACACAATTCTGGCGGCGGGCGGTAACGAAACTCGCCTCACGACTGCATTTGGACTGAATGACGGTCCTGAATATGATTGCAATGGCGAATATATTTGGTTTAATTCAGAGCGCTCTGGGCGTATGCAAGCTTTCTGCATGAAGGCGGATGGCTCCGAACAAACGCAGATGACGCATGACTTGCATTGGAATACTTGGTTCCCGCATATTTCGCCGGACAGTCAAAAGGTCGTGATGGTGGCGTACACAGAAACGGATGTGCGCCCGGGCGAACATGTGCCTAACAAGAATGTGGAACTCCGCTTGATGCGCCGCGCACTCCCCGTAGAATCGAATTGCTCACTCCCTGCAGATTCTTGGTCTGCACCGCAAACGATTCTTAAACTCTTCGGCGGTCAAGGAACTATCAATGTCAATTCCTGGGCTCCCGACAGCAGACGCTTTGCTTTTGTAAGTTACGTTCACGGCAACGATTCATCCAACTAACACCCCTCCTCGGAACGGAAACGCACTTACAAAAACACAAAAAGCCCTCGCGAATACTCGCGAGGGACTTTTACGTTAAAAGAATTGTTTTATCGAAACTTGACTGGATCCTTCGCTACGCTCAGGATGACGAGATAACGCGACTATTACACGTTCTTCACGCAGCGGATCGAGAGAGCGTCGGATCTGTACACGCCTTCGATATCAACGGAATTGTTGGTAATGCTCAGGCGGAATGCATTAGCCTTGCCGTATTCATCCTTGCTCCAGAAACGGGCGCGTCTGCTGAAATGGCAGAAGTTGCCGTTGTCAAAGCGGTAACCGGCTGGGAGCGCGAAGAATCCAAACGTATCCTTGCCCTTGTTCTTCCACATGAATTTGGCACGCAGCTCGCCACCATCGGACTTGGCGTCAAGATTGCTGAGGAGCTGTTCCCATTCCTTGTTGCTCGGAATATGCCAACCTTCTGGGGCAATGCCCTTGTAGTTCTTGTCCTTGATTTTGTTGTACATCTCGATATCTTTTGCCGTAGACTGTTCAGCGTATTCATCAGGAATGTCCAAAGCCTTTGTCCATGTGTACAAACGACCGAACTTTGCAACGTTCGATTCATCGTTGTTCGGAGCGTAGCTACCTTCGGTCTTGAAACGCAGGTTTTCTGCCATCCAGACCTGGTTTCCGATTTGAATGGTGCGGTACGTTTCTCCATCGCGGGCGTCCGTGAAAGTCCCGTATTTGAACTTGGCTTCGTTTTCCTTGATGCAGTCGTCGTAAGGCGTGTTGTTCAAAGCTTCGGGCGCATTCTGCTTGGTTTCTTTGCTGATTCTACGCCCTAGTGCGTATGCAGCGACGACGATGACAATGAGAACAAAGATATTGAATATGATGAATGAAATATGCATATGAACCTCCGTATGTTTAATGTATAATCTTTTTTGATGAAACTGATAACTTTAACTTATATTATTAAAAGGGAAAAATCAAAGTTGTTATAAATATATTTGCGGCTAGGATGATAAAATTCATCGGAAGGCCGATTTTAACAAAATCTGTAAAATGGTAACCGCCCGGGCCGTAAACGAGCATGTGGGTGGGGGAGCCAATCGGGGTAGCAAAGCTACTGCTTGCGGCAATCATGAGTGCGATACAGAATGTGAGCTGGTTCACGCCAAGGGCGCTCGCGGCGCTCAATGCAATGGGGCAGAACAATGCTGCGGCTGCCGTGTTGCTGATAAATTCGGTGATGAAGGTTGCGACAACGCACATGATGGCAAGTGTAATGTAGGGGTTACTCCCGCTCACGCTCAAAATGCTGTTTGCAATTTTTGAGGCGACACCGGTGATTTCAAGCGCTTTGCCAAGGCAAATGCTTCCTGCAAAAACGATGATGATTTCCCAGTTGATGGCGTTCATTGCTTGCGTGCTTGAACAGCAACGGAAAAGGATCATGGCTGCGGCAGCGAGTATGCAAGACGAAAGTAATGGCATTATGTTAAATGCCGAAAGGAGCACCATGGCAATCATGATTGCTGCGGAAATAACGGTTTTCTTTCCAAATTTTTTTCCGACGGCTGCGTTTTCAATGACGCCTTCCAGATGCTCGTTTTTCAAGTTGAGGTTGTTGCAAATCCACTGGAGTTGCTCCGCCTTGCCCGATACGATGATGTGGTCTGCGCCCATGATGATGGAATCGGGGGTAGCAACTTCGACTTCGTTATCGAAACGGCGGATGGCGAGAATGCCGTTCTTGTCTTTCTCGAAACCGAGCGGATTGCTGTCGTAGATTTCTCGCAAGGTCATGCCGATAAAGTTATGTTTTGAGGGCACGCAGAGTTCGAGTGTCATTTCGTCATCGCTGAGCCCGCTTAACGGGGACTTGCGTTCGGGGAGGAGCTTCTGCAGTGCGATGACAGACAAAATGCCAACAGCAAGGCAGAATAGCCCGCAAATCGTTGTCGTGAAAATCCCGAGATGGATGCCGGTCGCATCGGTGTAGAGCCCTGAAATAATGAGGTTTGGCGGAGTTCCGATCAAGGTGCAGATGCCGCCCATTCCAGATGCGTAACTGAGCGGAATCAATAGCTTGGACGGCGAAATGCCGAGCTTTTTGGACCAAATCTTCACGATGTTGATGAACAAGGCAACGATGGTCGTGTTGGTGAGGAGAGAACTTAAAAGGGCAACGGGGAGCATGAGGCGCGTGATGGCTCCCGTGAGAGTTTTTGGGGTGCCCATCAGGTGCTTGACAATCCAATTTAAAACGCCAGTCTGGTTGAGGCCTGCAATGACTGCGAAAAGGACGCCGATAACGAGGACGGACGGTGCGCAGAAACCGCCAAATGCACCCTTGACATCAAGGACTCCGCTTATGAATAAAGCGGACATGGCGGCGACAAAGATGAGGTCGGTGCGCAATTTTGAAAACATCATGGACGCAAAAAGCGCGAGGATTACAGCTATTGTAAACCACGCATTCCCCGAGAGTCCCAATAGTTCAAAAGAAAGTAAACCTTGTAACATTCTTCCCTCCATTGGGGAAATTTATAATAATATTACAAGGATTTCAAACGGCTAATTATTTCAAATTGGAATGATTTCGGGGCTTTTAACCCCTGCTGGTGGCGATTCTCTTGATGATGCGGACGACTGTTTCCATGCCTTCGACGGTCACGTGTTCGAAGGGACCGTGGTAGCCGTAGCCGCCCGTGCCGAGATTTGGGCAGGGGAGTCCCATAAAGCTGAGTTTGGCGCCGTCGGTGCCGCCGCGCACAGGGTCGCTTACCGGCGTGATGTTTTCGGCGGCGATGGCTGTGCGGGCGCGTTCAAGGACTTCGGGCGTTTTTTCGATGATCTGCAGCATGTTGCTGTAGGAATGCTTGAGCTCGAGCTCGATAGAGCCTTCGCCGAATTTTTCGTTAAACTTTTTGGCGATTTCGCGTAGGAATTCCTGGCGTTCTTCAAATCGCGTCTGGTCGTGGTCGCGGACGATGTAGCTGAGTGTCGCTTCGGTCACGTCGCCTTGCATGTCGGTCAGGTGGTAGAATCCTTCGCGGCCTTCGGTGGTGGCGGGTGTTTCGTTTTCGGGGAGCGCCATCGCAATTTCGGCGGCCATGAGGCTTGCGTTTTTCATGATGCCCTTGGCTTCGCCGGGATGCACGCCTTTGCCGTGAATCTTGAAGGTGGCACTTGCGGCGTTGAAGTTTTCGTAAGCGATGTCGCCTTCGTATCCGCCGTCGACGGTGTAGGCGTATTTAGCCGTGAAATAGCTCAAGTCCAGACGGTCGGCGCCGCGTCCGATTTCTTCGTCTGGAGTGAAGCAGACCCAGATGTCTCCGTGGCCTGAGAGGTTCTCGTAGCCGCGGCTTTCGGCGTGGCGGTCGATTTCGATGAGCTCTTCCATGGCGGTCACGATTTCGGCAATGCCTGCCTTGTCGTCGGCGCCGAGGAGCGTTGTGCCGTCAGTCGTGATGAGTGTGCGGCCCTTGAGCCATTTGAGCGTGGGGAAGTCCTCGACCTTGAGCATGGCACCCGAGCCTTTGAGCGGAACATCTTCGCCGTCGTAATCTTCGATGATTTGCGGTTTCGGGTTCACGCCCGAGAAGTCCGGTGACGTGTCCATGTGACTGATGAATCCAATAGGCGTGTCGCTTTCGCGGCCTTCGGTGGCGGGCAGAAGTCCGTAGACGTAGCCGTTCTCATCCATCTTCACTTGTGAAAGTCCAATC
This genomic interval carries:
- a CDS encoding ORF6N domain-containing protein — its product is VKCMMRPLVVSNYSSASPNGTLKNGRGQHSKYLPYAFTEQGVAMLASALKSKAATKINVAIMRAFVEMRHVLLRNGGLVNRLSNVESKMLEQDARLLDHDHKFDAVFEAMDRGELQSKGLYYNNQMFDAYVFVCGLIRQAKKRIVLVDRYVDEKVLAMMLKRGKDVSATIYTYDKSKVFEVDLATYNAQYADYPLKILPSYGMHDRFLFIDDTAYHFGASLKDLGANTFFFSKEDYTLEEVIKKSEEKRKELERMKEK
- a CDS encoding co-chaperone YbbN — protein: MIGFRKNLAMKVAIFVVSAVLAAGASEDIKIVKINDDNFEKEILHSKKPVILEVSSTSCPPCLVMIPTLIGIAKNYSDIKIASIGIDEPNIEKIKNTLPIRAFPTFFFIKDGRIINQRVGVVKEPELLSALDYTPKPSAAQKAKSKPKKKNAHKNLVCKVDGQFNGLKNLVTISFVFSDSEIENVDIVTDVFVPPEQFDRRDQMMEHIRASGKGEVAPTMTGFQMHIDNDCRFMKAMDMKRTSTYGEMRAGLELLGFTCK
- a CDS encoding carbohydrate-binding protein, which encodes MKNKFLFLFLAVSASQAAVNLGVSLGDSIKPVTHVATGSLYGLTESLPSNIERDVAPLKPNVFLSPARSGNGRQQPIGGAFLVAPRVESIGAKIQIRLADVLPGWPYKFQNMDHWKNEVKSVINDKLKSNNKNFDGYEIWNEPNDTWKSNIDFNSGLWKQTYDLIRQMDPGAKIIGPSYSFYHASQMEAFIKYCAQNNCLPDVVSWHQWGSGGFVGAVETYRALEKKYNVTPRPLSINEYSSTEHSEEGCPGLSVPFIAKFERHGVESAMISWWFVPLPGRLGSLLTKDNERGGGWWLYKWYGDMSGYMAKVTPPNDKSDGVDGFAALDKKKGFASIVLGGNTKGDVNVNISGIPAEFGSQVNVSVEYVVWENKDKAVPSTTTVSNKDYDVSGGKITVPVNITNTKYGYRVYITPIIPQAPYKDTAMEIPGKVEVENYDVGGSGKAYLDLDDDNKGGEYREDAVDIVKAGDGYAVGYTQEGEWLEYTVKVAEKEDYAVSVRYATSSENTGMKLYVDGKVALDNVAFPQGADWETYSTVDAGKMSLSAGEHVLKLEIVGNYVNIDWLNFESEKTIAIGKPTLHAVPHEASYDVFDMQGRLVAKLKAFGSESLRSKISATVKRPGTYIAKPQTGGKMLRISVK
- a CDS encoding low molecular weight protein-tyrosine-phosphatase, coding for MIKILFVCHGNICRSPMAEFVMKKLVRDISSSAKQVTTNTALTAADFEIASAATSTEEIGNPVYPPARRMLSSHGIDCSGKTARQMTVADYNHYDYIVLMDQNNLRNLRWILPRDIYERELAQYQEAREPAQKQDARDSRAHKVSLLMDWAGKNRDVADPWYTGDFNATWQDVNEGCTALLQHILKNS
- a CDS encoding MarR family winged helix-turn-helix transcriptional regulator, which codes for MICPQLKLENQLCFPLYAVSKEITRRYTPFLEPLGLTYTQYIVMLVLWEEKKCNVTELGQKLYLDSGTLTPLLKKLESKGYITRTREASDERCLSVSLTDEGEKLQHKAASVPKSMASCVNLSEDEAKSLYCTLYKILESLRKDA
- a CDS encoding glutathione peroxidase; this translates as MTIYDFTLTDGKGNEVPLSKFKGEVMLIVNTATGCGFTPHYKPIEQMYTDFHDKGFEVIDIPCNQFMGQTPGTDDEIHEFCTLKYGTTFPQMKKSDVNGPNELPLYTYLKSQMGFQGFGLGIKAAAMAMLLKKIDKDYKNNPDIKWNFTKFVIDRAGNVVARFEPTAKMEDVRSCVEKLL
- a CDS encoding (deoxy)nucleoside triphosphate pyrophosphohydrolase; translation: MKSIEVVAGVITDGGRIFATQRGYGDQKDGWEFPGGKMEPGETPEQALIRELQEELAVKVNVGEKICTVEYDYPKFHLTMHCFYCSLAAGCKPKLLEHEDAKWLDRTNLNTVSWLPADIEVVKHL
- a CDS encoding ketopantoate reductase family protein, whose amino-acid sequence is MKQIKTVAVVGLGAVGAVVAEQLLSVLGNKLYCVMDAERKARYQASGIVINGKKADFNFVTPDEVPVVDLVIFATKNLQFNEALAEAKNAVGPNTALLSLLNGVHSETEIERVYGTEKTLYGFIVNLQSINKHGNIDCAGRGIILFGEKDNHRSERIEAIHQLFETAHIVHKIPENIRLEMWKKLLMNTVFNSIGAICRSTFAGFNFPVMQSLVRKIGNEVIQVANAEGFALTNDDLEENLRLTCNYTPLGKCSMLQDIEAGRKTENAYFCGTISKLGKVHGIPTPYCEFLGELLEGTELARELLNKK